Within the Naumovozyma castellii chromosome 1, complete genome genome, the region aaaaaatatttgaaaatgcCTTCagagaaaataaaactaaaaatataactttCAATGTATTACTTGTCAATATCCCTAAATCATTAATTTATATCAATTCACCAGTAGTCAAATAATTAGTGAAATTACTTGTTGTCCTTACTTTTTACTTATTTCATAGAATTCGATTTTTGGTATATTTGGGCCAATATCTATACTCTGACCCTCTTGCATCTAATTATGGTAATCCATATTATTAAACTACTGTCATCAGATCTCTTGAATTTACATATTCGAAACAAGAAAAGTTAATGTAAAAAATGTTGAGTCAGTAATACTGATTCTTGAGTAGTTAGGTAGGAGACACCAGATCGGAATTTACTTCTCTGAAAAAGCTTTAAAAAACAAGAGTTCGTCTCTTCAAGCAGTTGGATCTTCCATCTAATCAAATGTTGGAACTATCAAGGACTTACTTTACTGTCACAGATGTTTTGAACTTAACTGACTATACAACTTACACTCAGAACAAAAATTTTAAGACAACAACCTCATACTTTCTTGACTTTACTATACTTAAAGATAAATACAACAATACTGAAAATAAGTAGTGAGATTACTTAATATGGCCTATTACCATTGTTATCATTTCCAGGAGCAAAGTTACCAGAAAAGTTGAAAGTGTCATTTTGGTTACCTTGGTTTTGATAATAGCCTTGACTGTTGTTCGATTGAGCATATACATTAccattgttgttattgttatgTTGTTGATTTCCTTGTGGTGGCCTTTGTTCAGAGCTCATCAAGTATGTAGTTGCCATCGACATTAAACCTGAGAGGGCACTATTCCCGGAACCATTACCATTTTGATTTTGGTTTTGACTATAGTTTTGGTCATagttttgattttgattttgatgataattttgattATGGCCCTGATTATAGTTTTGGTTGTAGCTTTGGTTTGAGTACTGATTCTCACCTTGGGTATTATATTGCATTTCATTATAGTTCTGATTTTGGTGCATTTGttgatgatattgttgTGGCTGTTGATTGGTGTTGTGTCCAGATGCCATATACGAGGAAGCCATCGAAGCTAGCATGCCAAAAGTGCCCTGACCTTGATGTTGACCTTGATGTTGACCCTGAGTCTGACCATTATACCCGCCTTGACTATAactttgttgttgttgacTCCCTTGATTTTGACTTTGATTAAAGAAATGAGATGCCAGAGATGCCAAATTAGAACTTGACATAGTTGTTGGATTATTATTGCCACCAGTATTTCCACTGGAACCAAACAACGACATGACAGAACCTAAGTTAAACCCTCCAGCCCCGTTAGCACTATTGTTTTTATTTCCACCAGATGATGACATAATGGTAGCTAACAAAGCCAATTTACCCAATTGAGTCTGAGAAGATCCATTACTACTTGATGTCATTGTATTCATCAAAACATCTCCCATACCACGATCCTGAGATTGTTGATTACCATTATTTACGACATAATGAGCGACCTGCTTGATCAAAGATTCGATGGTAGAGACCTGCTGGTCATTAGGATCAGATCTTGCAGCAGAGGTAAGCTTGGCGACCGCCTCTTCGTGTTGGTCATTGTTCAAGCACTGTTGTGCCTCTGAGATCAACTGTTCTGTGTTCATTGCTGAATATGGATACCCTTATGTCTTGGAGGAACTCTTTGCTAACAATCAGTCAGGGAATAGATTTCATTGTCTCATCGTGCAAACAACGCCGcgtatttttgaatttcagCCATTGTTGAGTAACACTTAGTTTAAGAGACTACAACCATTCCGTTCTATTAGAAACTATTTAATTACTGTACTGAATATATATTAGTGGTGTGTATATATTAGTAACCTTCTGATATGAACTAGATTGTGGTCAATAGCCCAAGCTCGTAACATTTAGAGCTGTTAGActaattttcttctcaaACGCGATAATCTGGAATACaacttgaaattttctCACAACCTGCTCTTGAGGTTCCTTGCATTATGGGGCATTTTGATTATGTTTTAAAAAACCTTGGTTTGGAATTTAAAGTCCTCACCCCAATCGTGATCAAGAGAAAAGATTTCTATTCCaagaacaaataaaaatacaCAAGTTGGGTTGATGGGTTagcatatatatattcaatgtTAATTGATTCTGATAATAGAGAGAAAGAGAGAAACTCGCCTTTTGTGTACTCAATGCACGGAGTCAATTAGTCTTCACGAAACCAACgcaaattattatttaccCCACAATGGCAGCAGATTAAGGAATACCCTAAATACCGAGTTGTTTTCtaaattatattaaatCACACCACGTTTAAAAAAACTGTAAGACTTATTTTATAGCTAATATTGCTTCTACAAGTAGTTACTTCAATTTACTACTTCTATTAGCAATTCTCAAACTGGAAATTGCTGACAATTCGGAGTTTTCTGTGCGGGTAATCAATTCATGAATGGTAGTAATCGACATGAGGTAATTTAGGGAATGTAACGACACTTCCTCATCAATACTCTGAATACCTGGATTACAAGGCGTTACAATTACCCATAGTATATTAAAAATGACGCAATCACTGCATAGGAGGCCTTCGTTGCTCTTTGATGATTATGAAAAGACAATCATCATACCTGAACAGGAAGGTCATACAAGGGCCCCTATATTACCCACTATCATTGAACCATCTGAAAGTTCTTTTGAGAAATcggaaaatgaagatgcttcaaagaagaagaaagatagGCCCTATCCTAAAGACGTTTCTATAGACGATATGGATATGATCAGTTTGAATACAAGCTTCGATAGACAAATGATTCTTGGATCACCTATGTATCTGGATCCTCtagaagaaacaaacagAATCAATCCGGTCATATTAAGATTACAAAATGAGGATAAGAAAGCAATACACCATTATAGCCGATCTGTACCTTCTGACGCATCCAATTTccatttggaagaaattcaaaattctgAAAATCCATTTGCCTCCATCGTTGAAATGAGATCTAAATATATCTTGAGTTCAGCTCAGGACAGTAGCTCTAATGCAAAAAATGATGTAAAAAATTGGCTGTTATACCCTGAACCTTTGccaaaattttggaaatttgaatatgatAAGAGATTTAATGGAGATTATTTGAGTGCTAACCATCTTTCAAACCAAGACGAATTGGATATAAATTTCACCCCAGATCCAACTCCGTTACCAGAGTTGGAAACATTACCACAATCCAATACAGTGCATATATTTACGAAAAACGGTAAGAAAATACATTTCACAGGTGAGTATTTCGATTTAGACCAATACAGCAAActggaaaagaaaacaaaatctAGAAATACACTTTCACCAATGGCACAATTACATTCCAGTCAAAATCAATTGTCAATCCCCACctttgatgaattcaaatcGGACTTTAGTTTCATAATAGATACAATCCAATCACacaaattgaatgaaattgcTGAGAAAAGACTACAGTATCTATtagataaatttgaattattccaatatttATCATCTAAATCAGAAATTcaggaaaataaattagtTCCGTATCGTGATTTTTAtaattcaagaaagatCGATATGGATTATCTATTAAGTGGTTGTGTCACCCAGCGACAATTAAGTGAATTCATTTGGGAAAAGATAAATTTGGAACCTAACAGACCAGTCTATATACATCCAAAGACAAAGGAGATTCTTACTTTGAAACAAATTTTTGAGATATCATGTGCCCCAGAAGAGTCAATGAGCATTGGGTTAAAAGTTATTGAAGACGAATTTTTAGAGTGGTACCAGGAAACTTATTTGTTGCAAGATCATTTGATACCTGGTTTAGTAGACCCTTATACTTTACCATCTAAAAAAATGAGGTTTTTTTTGCTGACACAAGTgttcttggaatttgataattttatCAAAGGGGAGTATCTTGCTGAATTAATTATAAGGTACATAATCAATCCGATCGAAAAATCCAAgtatcaattaattcaaatgtCAGTCgactttcaattttatccaGAATGCCCTGATTATAATGAGACGGAGAATTGGTGGAACAAATTTTCCGATTGGCTGAGCAGATGGAACTTAATATCTTACAATATACGGTGGAATGTTCAAATTTCGAGAATATTTACCAAATTGTTCACTGTAAAGAgagtttcaaattttcaagaatttctAAACATGATTTTTGATCCCTTATTAAAAACCTCAAAATATATGGGGCATTTGCAGTTAAGATATTTTCTGACCAACGTTTGTTCCCTTGATCTTGTCATCAATAGAAAAGATGCATATCTTTGGAAGGAATTTACAGATGTAAACTGCCCACCAATAAATTGGGAGGCTAAAGGGGATAATCCGACAATTGCACATTACATGTATTACTTATTTGCCGGTATTGCCAAATTGAATACAATACGACAGGATAGAGGAGAAAATGCAATTAcattaagaaataattGTTCACCAACCAGCAATAGAACATCTCAATTTGGAACCAGTCATGTGTTTACAGATCAAATCGAGTCTCTAGTATGTAATTTACTACTCTGCAATGGTGGATTATTACAAGGTGAGCCTATTTGGAAGACACAATCTTTGATGTTACCATACCTGTtttatcttttccaaatacCAATAATTGTGGCTCCTTTATCTTCAGTTTCTTCGCTTTCCTCCTTCTGGCAGAGTATTCAAACAACGTCTGGCAATTCAAAACAGAGTTCTCCTTCTCCTCCTCCTCCAAATTCCCCTTCTTCCTTAATATACGAAGAACAGCAAGAACCGGAATCTGTGAAACCGATATACACAAGAGATATAACCTTGGGAGAACAACCTACTTATTCACTGAACCCCTTTATGAAAATGTTCAAAATTGGCTTTAAAGTGACAATATCGTCGAAATCTGTgcttttcaattcatcatataCATCTGAACCAATAATTGAGGAATTTAGCGTAGCTGCATCAATTTACTTATTGAACGCAGCAGATCTATGTGAATTATCCAGGAATAGTGTCATCAGTAGTGGGTATGAGGGATGGTATAAAAAACATTGGGCTGGGGTAACTGTTAACCGAACAGACCTTAAATTTCCTCAAGAGACTTTGGGCATGATAGATGAGTGGTACGATAACGAAATAGATACCAGAATCAAACATAATGTTCCTATGATTAGAAGAGGTTATAGAAAAGAAACTTGGGATCAAGAATGGATATTTATAAACGAACAGATAGGTTAAAGTAAGACATAGTTTATTTGTATTTCTTAAAGATAGAAGGAAAAGTAAATAGGATGCTTTACAAGCGAAGCTATCATTTATCCCAACTTGGTTGGATATCTCTTACATATTTGGCGTATTCtttcaatctttcaatattattaaagtTCTTATCACTGATCTCAGGGTCCCCATAATAAAATAACTCAAATAGACTATCTTTTTGATCTTTCTCATTTGCGGAAGCAGAATTTAGATTTAAAGACAAATCAAAAACACCAACGCTTCTTTGGAAATACCATTTATTTACTACATTATCCTTCCTGCTCCTCCAAACAACTTCTTCAGGAAACTTTTTGAATATCAGATTAAATATGATATCAGAAATCCCAAGTGATCCCTTCATTTTGGGTTTTACAGCAAATTTATCTAGATAAACAAACGGCCTTTCATCCGGTCCCTCTTTGGTTAAAATAGCTATTCCTTCATAATCCCCAATGACAATAATTGATGCAATTTTCCCGTTTATTCGTTTTAAGAAATCAGACATATTTATAGAGCGGCGGAAACTAGCATCGATAAGATCTTTCATTTTGCTCAAGTCCAACTTCAAGGAAGAGCTTAAATCTGGAGTTTTGGTATTGACATAGAATTCCTCTGGCAATCCTAGAGTATTATGCTGCGTTAGTGAAGAGAAATCAAATACTTTAATATTCACACCTTTCTTTAATACAGTGGTGACAAATATGGGATCAAGTTGCTCATTTGGTGACTCTTCCAGTTCCTCTTCTTCCAGTTCATAAACTTCATGTTTTTTGAATCTAGGTAACGAAGAGGAAATCAATGAACGATCTGTCAATAAATTGTAAACCAATGGATTCTTTGTATCAGAGGATAACGCGGCACTACTTACGGGGGTAATCAGACCTGTAGAGGATGGTGATAAATTAGATAATACAGCATCCATTAATTGTAAATCTTGGAGATGTTCTTTCACCTTCATTTCCTGTGATACAATTTCACTTTCTTTTGCGAATAGCTCCATTCTATGTAGAAGATGATCTGATTCTGGTTCTCTCAATGCAAGAACTTGCAATTGTCTCGTTAGTTCCGAATTCAACGATCCATATTCTTGTGATAAATTAATGAAGACATGCGAATTATCATATCGTTCAATGGAGGGAATACCACCAATTCTgttcaaaataaagaatttatctATGTGGGTAGTAACATTTTGAGACAAATGATCCATGAATTTTACTACATCTTTAGCCATATACTCTGACGCTGTTTCCTCGTTATAAATATACGGTTTAATAATGGGAACCATATCGACAATGGTACCATCAAACAATTTCGCTTCAGATGACAGTACTGAATGGAATAACCCAGTTCTTGACTTTGATAGACCTTCCTTTAAATGCAGTGGATGCAATTGAGCATCTGTGATGATTTTGTCCAACAACTCAGATTGTTTCATAACTAGATTCCTATGCGTTGGTGGAATTATGCATACTGGTCTTAACCCCAGCATTCGAAGCCTCTTAATGGAATTGGACAACCTACTTAATGTTTGTGGGGAATAGGATTGTAAATGTCGGATAAAGAGGAGGCAGTGATTGACAATTTGAGGTTCATTTGTGTATTTGGATAGATAGTCTTTAGCCTCTCGTTTCGTAGTTGTGGAATTCAAAACTGAAAGTATCAAGTTCTTAGAGGATGCATTTTGTTGTTCACCTTTAAACCCGTTAGAGAAGAGATGTTTCCACATAATCTGCAAACATATATG harbors:
- the NCAS0A09280 gene encoding uncharacterized protein, translated to MNTEQLISEAQQCLNNDQHEEAVAKLTSAARSDPNDQQVSTIESLIKQVAHYVVNNGNQQSQDRGMGDVLMNTMTSSSNGSSQTQLGKLALLATIMSSSGGNKNNSANGAGGFNLGSVMSLFGSSGNTGGNNNPTTMSSSNLASLASHFFNQSQNQGSQQQQSYSQGGYNGQTQGQHQGQHQGQGTFGMLASMASSYMASGHNTNQQPQQYHQQMHQNQNYNEMQYNTQGENQYSNQSYNQNYNQGHNQNYHQNQNQNYDQNYSQNQNQNGNGSGNSALSGLMSMATTYLMSSEQRPPQGNQQHNNNNNGNVYAQSNNSQGYYQNQGNQNDTFNFSGNFAPGNDNNGNRPY
- the ARG2 gene encoding acetyl-CoA:L-glutamate N-acetyltransferase (ancestral locus Anc_1.301); this translates as MWKHLFSNGFKGEQQNASSKNLILSVLNSTTTKREAKDYLSKYTNEPQIVNHCLLFIRHLQSYSPQTLSRLSNSIKRLRMLGLRPVCIIPPTHRNLVMKQSELLDKIITDAQLHPLHLKEGLSKSRTGLFHSVLSSEAKLFDGTIVDMVPIIKPYIYNEETASEYMAKDVVKFMDHLSQNVTTHIDKFFILNRIGGIPSIERYDNSHVFINLSQEYGSLNSELTRQLQVLALREPESDHLLHRMELFAKESEIVSQEMKVKEHLQDLQLMDAVLSNLSPSSTGLITPVSSAALSSDTKNPLVYNLLTDRSLISSSLPRFKKHEVYELEEEELEESPNEQLDPIFVTTVLKKGVNIKVFDFSSLTQHNTLGLPEEFYVNTKTPDLSSSLKLDLSKMKDLIDASFRRSINMSDFLKRINGKIASIIVIGDYEGIAILTKEGPDERPFVYLDKFAVKPKMKGSLGISDIIFNLIFKKFPEEVVWRSRKDNVVNKWYFQRSVGVFDLSLNLNSASANEKDQKDSLFELFYYGDPEISDKNFNNIERLKEYAKYVRDIQPSWDK
- the NCAS0A09290 gene encoding metallo-dependent hydrolase superfamily protein (ancestral locus Anc_1.302), encoding MTQSLHRRPSLLFDDYEKTIIIPEQEGHTRAPILPTIIEPSESSFEKSENEDASKKKKDRPYPKDVSIDDMDMISLNTSFDRQMILGSPMYLDPLEETNRINPVILRLQNEDKKAIHHYSRSVPSDASNFHLEEIQNSENPFASIVEMRSKYILSSAQDSSSNAKNDVKNWLLYPEPLPKFWKFEYDKRFNGDYLSANHLSNQDELDINFTPDPTPLPELETLPQSNTVHIFTKNGKKIHFTGEYFDLDQYSKLEKKTKSRNTLSPMAQLHSSQNQLSIPTFDEFKSDFSFIIDTIQSHKLNEIAEKRLQYLLDKFELFQYLSSKSEIQENKLVPYRDFYNSRKIDMDYLLSGCVTQRQLSEFIWEKINLEPNRPVYIHPKTKEILTLKQIFEISCAPEESMSIGLKVIEDEFLEWYQETYLLQDHLIPGLVDPYTLPSKKMRFFLLTQVFLEFDNFIKGEYLAELIIRYIINPIEKSKYQLIQMSVDFQFYPECPDYNETENWWNKFSDWLSRWNLISYNIRWNVQISRIFTKLFTVKRVSNFQEFLNMIFDPLLKTSKYMGHLQLRYFLTNVCSLDLVINRKDAYLWKEFTDVNCPPINWEAKGDNPTIAHYMYYLFAGIAKLNTIRQDRGENAITLRNNCSPTSNRTSQFGTSHVFTDQIESLVCNLLLCNGGLLQGEPIWKTQSLMLPYLFYLFQIPIIVAPLSSVSSLSSFWQSIQTTSGNSKQSSPSPPPPNSPSSLIYEEQQEPESVKPIYTRDITLGEQPTYSLNPFMKMFKIGFKVTISSKSVLFNSSYTSEPIIEEFSVAASIYLLNAADLCELSRNSVISSGYEGWYKKHWAGVTVNRTDLKFPQETLGMIDEWYDNEIDTRIKHNVPMIRRGYRKETWDQEWIFINEQIG